One genomic region from Quercus robur chromosome 4, dhQueRobu3.1, whole genome shotgun sequence encodes:
- the LOC126722030 gene encoding NAC domain-containing protein 91-like: protein MEMVGFRYDPTDEELMKILMEKVDDADQTHLNHHFDFIVNDCEVYDKIPPWEIYDSHTHYHLHTFHRKLYVFTDLKTTTGNRVCRATACGTWLEKSKPKRIYDSQGNVIGIDRMLSFKAKDLHSAKLNKTNWIMHEFSLANQEFGRINTVLCVIYKLNKGSGSDCEEANGRGLKRAFSSTTNAAAVISLEPEPMMPSADDEAFAACVSGCFSSTAAVIEEASTSNTTGVMSNGQEDAQAQEHKKRRLDADTFTDEEFAAWITDPTFPDEPLSQIFSDLPPLVEVCSQSKSDSVADADFDVLITSLISDPTQSDEAWCKIFCI, encoded by the coding sequence ATGGAGATGGTGGGGTTTCGATATGATCCCACAGATGAAGAGTTGATGAAGATTTTAATGGAGAAGGTCGACGATGCTGATCAAACTCACCTAAATCatcattttgattttattgtgAATGATTGTGAGGTATATGACAAAATTCCTCCATGGGAAATATATGATTCTCATACCCACTATCATTTACACACTTTCCACCGCAAGCTCTACGTCTTCACCGACCTCAAAACAACAACCGGCAATCGTGTGTGCAGGGCTACCGCTTGCGGAACCTGGCTTGAAAAAAGCAAGCCCAAAAGAATCTATGATTCTCAGGGCAATGTTATTGGGATCGACAGGATGCTCTCTTTTAAGGCCAAGGATCTTCATTCGGCCAAACTCAATAAAACTAATTGGATAATGCACGAGTTCTCCTTGGCAAATCAGGAATTTGGAAGAATCAACACAGTCCTCTGTGTCATCTATAAACTAAATAAAGGGTCAGGGTCAGATTGTGAGGAAGCCAACGGAAGAggtctcaaaagagctttttcTTCTACTACAAATGCTGCCGCTGTGATTTCACTTGAGCCTGAGCCTATGATGCCTAGTGCTGATGATGAAGCGTTTGCTGCATGTGTTTCTGGATGTTTTTCTTCTACTGCCGCTGTCATTGAAGAGGCCTCAACCTCCAATACAACTGGTGTGATGTCAAATGGACAAGAAGATGCCCAAGCCCAAGAACACAAAAAAAGACGGTTGGATGCTGATACTTTTACGGATGAAGAGTTTGCTGCATGGATAACTGATCCCACATTCCCAGATGAACCATTGAGTCAAATATTTTCTGATCTACCACCCCTGGTTGAAGTATGCAGTCAATCCAAGTCAGACTCTGTTGCTGATGCTGATTTTGATGTATTAATTACTTCATTAATTTCCGATCCGACACAATCCGATGAAGCATGGTGTAAAATCTTTTGTATATga